From the Eschrichtius robustus isolate mEscRob2 chromosome 3, mEscRob2.pri, whole genome shotgun sequence genome, the window aagcTGGGACTGCAATAGCAACCGTCTCCGGGACTGAAAGAGTCAACCTTAATTTCCCGGCCCCTGGAAGCGCCTTAGCAAACGTCGACTCTCTCCGAGCCCCGCCCTCTTCTCCTCACGCGCTTGCGCCGCACAGGGGCGCCTTTTACGACGCGGCGGTCGCGGCGCGCTTGGCGGCCGGAGCGAAACGAGCGAgtcgcgggcggcggcggcggcggcagggcACGGGAACGCGCGGGAGGCGGCGTCGCCATGTCGCATGGCCACAGTCACGGCGGGGGCGGCTGCCGCTGCGCCGCCGAACGTGAGGAGCCGCCCGAGCAGCGCGGCCTGGCCTACGGCCTGTACCTGCGCATCGACTTAGAGCGGCTGCAGTGTCTCAACGAGAGCCGCGAGGGCAGCGGCCGCGGCGTCTTCAAGCCGTGGGAGGAGCGGACCGACCGCTCCAAGGTGGGCCTTCCGGGGcctgggcgggcgggcggggaccCGCGCGGGGCCTCAGGCCGCCCGTCTGCTCTGTCAGCCTCATCTCTGAAGTTAAAAATAACCACGGCCCGATTGCCAAGCGCTTTCCCGTGCCCGTCTCCTGCCAGCCCTGTGAGAGGCGAACAGAGTCGAATCTCCCCGTTTTGTAGGTAGacgagctgaggcccagagacgggAAGGGGCTCTTTGCTTTACACGGCCAACGTTCAGTTCCAGGGCTGCGGGGGGTAGTGAGGGAGGATGAGCCATCAGGGCGTTTTCCCTACCGTTTGACCACTGGTCCCAGTGGCTGCCTGATTTCACTTATCACCTGATGAAGACCGAAGACCAGCCTCGGGAGATGAAGCACGTTATCCTATCTAGAGTATTTACCATTGTGGGGCGTAGAGCCATTTGAAAGCTGTGGACCGCATAGGCACAGATCTCTGCACACAATTTCAGGAGGCTAGTCGGTCCTGGAAGTTAATAAGTGCTGGAAAACTGAGGGCGGTTGACTATCAGCATTGCACTCCAGCTGTAAAGCAGGGTGGAAGATGCCTAAAATCGTAGgcgctcagcaaatatttgttgctttcccctctctcctccctctctcctccagttTGTTGAAAGTGATGCAGATGAAGAGCTTCTGTTTAATATTCCGTAAGTATTTCTTTGGTGCTTGCCTCAGGCTAAAGAGGCTGTACCCACTTGCCTTATCAGGATTCATTCCATGGTTGTGTCAAGAGGACACCTCTGTTTCTGGAAATGGGGTAAATTACTGAGGTGGGTGTGAGTAGCTTTCTTGGTGCAAAAAAGATGTATTTGTTAAAAGATAACTGAGAAGTCAAGGTAAATTTTTTAGAACCAAAGAATGCCAGAGGCAGACAGGATCTTAGAAATTATCTAGCACAGGTCTGACACATGAGTAAACTGAAGCCCAGTAAGGGGAAGggccttgcccagggtcacacagctcagCAGAGATTGAACCCCAGGTTGACAACCCTCTTTTTTGCATTCTGGCAGATTTACAGGCAATGTCAAGCTCAAAGGTATCATTATAATGGGAGAAGATGATGACTCACACCCCTCTGAGATGAGACTGTAAGTGGCAAGGGTCTAGGCCCTCAAGAAGCTcctatccctttttctcttttctctggtaGCACTTTATTCCAGAATAgtctaactttttctttttactgggttaaatatcccctccctctcttaaaaaaaagcctCATGTTTGTTCTGCATCGGAATACACTTATCTCTTCCTGAATTAACGGCATTTTTAGATTAAGGATCTTTAGGGCCACCAGCTTGTCTCTCTTCAAAGTATTTGCTGTGGCACCATTCAGAGAGCATCCTATAAATGCCAACTGTTGATGACTTTGCAGTTTTCGTAATAACCCAGCTGCAGATCTCAAATGATCTTTAAGGAGTCTACCCTTGGGGTTAGCTTCAACATCTTCCCTTGCTGTTTCAGACAATTACAATCTTTCTGTGTGTTTTGTTGAGATGGAAGCACTCCATCTGAGTTTACACGGCCTTTAGTTAGCAAAGTTCTATATACCTCTTGTAACATGGAATCTGTTGATACTAGAGCTAGTACTCCCTTTCTGACAAGTTGCCTTATTCCAGCGTAGCCTTTCTAGAAGGAGGGGACACTGCTTTCTGAGGGTTGGAGAAGCAAATATGAGAAGAACTTTACATAAAAAGTTCTTCTGAAAAATTGATCAATTTAAATGAGAGATTTAAGAAATGGACACTATTTGAATGTTAGAAACATGAATTTGAAAGCAAATCCACATATTTAATCATTGTAAGGAAACAAAGTATGTTTGAGTTGATTCTTTCTGGGACTTGTTTACTTGCGAGATGGATTGACTGGACAAGACTAGACATCCATGTTGCGTTGTAGTGAAGAGGGGGCTCTGGGGTAAATACtcgggttcaaattctggctgtaCCGCTTGCTAGCTGCATGACTTTGGGCGTTACTTCTCTATATCCCAAcgttttcatatgtaaaatggcaataatagtcTGAACCTCTTAAGACTGTGGAAAGAAATGAGCTAtaacatgtaaagagcttagaatAAATCTGGAACGTAGGATGTGTcccgttttgtttgtttgttttttggttttgcggGGGAGTTTGGCTGCGCTgcgcagcttgtggaatcttagttccccgaacagggattgaacctgggccctcaacagtgaaagagccgagtcctaaccactggaccgccagggaattccatagTATATGCCTGGTTTTGGAAAGGCAGGTGCAAATACTTACAGAGCCCTCAGTTCTAAGCACTTTGCACTTTAGCAAATCTAAGATGTCATTGATTATAAAatgcaccattattttatgtaccattgataaagaaaaaagcagtATCTGTTCAACTATGACATGTCACTGATACATTCAGAAAAGTTAACTTGAGACCTTAAATCAGTGAAATTTGAACGCAAACTAGGTGTTAgatgatattaaagaattattgCTAATGGTTAAGTTGTTCATTGTAAAATggtatcatattttttttttacgaaGACCTTACTTTGTAGAGATATATACGGACATATTTGTGAATGAAATGATACGTTTGAGATTGCTTCAGAATATCAAACACAAACAAAATGGGGTTGATAGGCAGAATTGGCATGATCTTGATTATTGAAGCTCAGTAATAAGTATATGGAGattcattatatttttctctttactcttatgtatgtttgaaattttccatagtaaaattttttaacaaGTGTGTCTCTTAGAATTGATTCAATTTAATATCCACATCAACTGTATGGGATATGTACTatcactatccccattttacagatgatgaactAAGAGACAGATTAAATCACTTGCCCAAAATTACACAGCTGGTCAGTGACAGAACCAGGCTTTAAACCTaggaagtctggctccagagacACTGCTTTTAACCACAGTGCTATACTGCCTCTCATAATGCTGCTTATAAatgttcactattattattattattctgtgcATCATTCTTAGAAACACTTTGAAGCAAACATTTGCTTTCCTGTGTTACCTGCATTTTGCTGCAGCTAATATCTAGGCCCCTCCCATGTGGGTGTGGTAATAAGACACTCTAGAGATTGGAGGTGTGTGTGGCCCAGTCCTTTAGAATTTGTGAGTTACGGAGGAGACTGCTGTTTCTAAGATACGTCTTTGAAAATTTGTTTCTTCACTAGCAGTTTTACTTAACTTTCCAAAGCCCATTGTGAGCCGGCGGCCTTTTGTGCTTTCTTCAAAATGGAAATCCCcaagttgtatttttttaagactTGTAAGATGACTCTGTATACTATAGGGTAATTTTGAACACAGAAAAATGCTTGAGCATTGGGTTACCTGATCTTATCTCTTAACTGTGTTTAAGATGTTTCTGCCAAAGTATTTTTTCCCCGTGAGTAAGCTGTTTTATTTAACATCCCCAGCTTGGTCTGAATGTGCTGAGTTGCTTATTTTCTCCATGCATTTGCTGCATGTGACCCAGTTTGAGCTATCGCTTTGTGTATTGCTTCTCATGCGCTCTTAACCCACTCAGAGCTGCCATTGGCTTATGTTGCAGTTCTCAGCTCTTGTTGGATTAAAGATGTTTGTGTATAAATGCCAGTAAAATGCCATTTCCAAAATTTGATCTCCTGTTGATAGAACCGAGGGCAGTTGAGGAGTCAGTAGGAAGTTCTGAGAACCTGAAAAATGTGATAATGcacatttcttgatttttctcccctttcctttctcaGGTACAAGAACATTCCACAGATGAGCTTTGATGATACAGACAGGGAGCCAGATCAGACCTTTAGTCTGAACCGGGATCTTACGGGAGAACTAGAGTATGCTACAAAGTAAGCACTGGGCCTCTCTTCCACTCTTTGGCTTCTGAGAATAGCAGGCGCTCCCTCATTTGCAGTGAGCATCTGTGCATTAGCATTTAGTGGGCTTGCAGTTGTTTTTGGCCCATCTCCTGCTTCCTTAGCATCAGAAACAAGTTAGAACAGTGGAGAGGCCTGATCCTAGGCTTGGTCAAATTTTGGCAGAGGTTCAGTGCAAGCCACAGACTTGTTAACCTGGAAGCAATTGACAGATTTGAATGAGCTCCTAGTATGGTCTTAGGAAAGATGTTTTCAGAATTCCTCTTTGCATAGTGGGCTTACAGCAGCCAAGTTACATGTGACCACCTTACCTCTCTCATTTTCCTACTGAGCTTGCTTTCAGATCCCTGCGTGGTCGCACAGCATTTCTCATTCCTGTTCCTTGCGGGCAGGGGCAGTGTTGATTCATTTTTCTGTCCCTATTGCCTTGGACAAGATCTGGcagatgttcagtaaatgttcACTGTATTCATTGCTTGCCCAAAGGAGAAGGATGAGACGTAAGACCCCAGGATTGTTCTCTGACATTTGCCTGGGTTTTACCGCAAGATGGAGCTGGAATTGACTTTTTTGACATGGTAGTGAGCTTCTCACTGAACTCTTATTGTTGTCTTCTCTCTCTACTCCTTCATCCTCTAGAATTTCTCGTTTTTCAAATGTCTATCATCTCTCAATTCATATTTCAAAAAACTTTGGAGCCGATACCACAAAGGTCTTTTATATTGGCCTGAGAGGAGAATGGACTGAGGTAAGATGGGGTTGGAAGTATTATTGCCCCTctaatatgtgtacatatgtttgTATATCTGCATGCTGTGGTAGTAGGAgcttgaaggaaaggaaaaagagcaaGTGAGACATTGGTTTCTCCCAGTCTAGTTTTTCTTGGTTTCATCACTGTCAACTGTCCATCTCATTTGACAGGCTATAGGAATTTTAAGGGGGTTGAAATAATACAGTTGATATCAATGCAGTTTTTCACCTTaaaattctttccttcatttaacaTTGTTGGTAACCTTTCTTGTTCTGGGCACCAGAGATAGGGTGATAAACAAGATAGACAAGGTCTTCTTCACATGGTGCCTCCATTATAGTGGAGGAATGACTCTTCTAAGTGATGGGGTGAATCATTGATTCGCTCCTACCCAGGCTTCTCAGGATAAAAAGTATCAGAACGGGGAAGAGATTAGATGATGACTTCTAGAAATGAACCTGAATAAGGACCACTCCGTTGTGTGGTCTGGGCAATGGCCAGCTGACCCAGCCTCTCAATTTTCTTGCAGCTTCGCCGACATGAGGTGACCATCTGCAATTATGAAGCATCGGCCAACCCAGCTGACCACAGGGTCCATCAGGTTACCCCACAGACACACTTTATTTCCTAAGGGCTGGCCAAGGCTCCCACAGAGGCGTTGTGTCAGTGAAGATGTACGACCTACTGttgggaaagacacagagagatggGGCTCCAGAGAGAGTTGGCTGCCACAGCCTCTGCCAAGCTTTGTCTTTGGGGCTTGCTGCAGAAACCTGACCTACGGAAGACACCACACCCCCGGGAAGGGTCGTGTGGGTGCCGAGGGACAATCATGGTTCTATGGGGCCCTGCAGAAGTTGGGTCTTGGGGTGGTCAGCACCTGGCAGTCATGGATAATGCCTGCCTTCCCAGTTAATGTGGCCATGGGATCCCAAGTGTCTTGTTGCTTTGTGGCAGGATTTTTGtgtgacttgtttttttttaaatggagactcTTCCTGGGCTGCAGTAAACTTTCTGAAGCCTCAGCATTGTGTTCGTGTTAACCATCAGGAGGGTCTCCAACTAGAAATACTTGTCCCTGCTTGCTCCTTCTCCCTGTCATCTTTCAACATTCTTGTCAAGTTGCCCAGCTTGGAGTTGTCTGTCGTGCACTAGTGTCCCATGGTTATAGTTAGAAGAACAAGAATCTCCTGATAATGCTTAATAGCTTGAGAAGAAGTTCTTTTTTCCTGCTAACCAGGTAAGCAGTCTGAGGAGAGCATGGCCATCGTTTCTGTGTTTGTGGGTATCCTGGTCGGGGTAAGATTGGGACTTAGATAAGATTCCTCTTGGGACATCCTTAATATTTATTAGCTTCTAACTAGTGTTGTAAGCCCAGTGGCAGAATTTGGAGATCTCAGTTCTTCTGTTCATGGCTTTTTATTCACTGTGACTAATAAGCTTCCTAATAAATCCTTGCCAGACTTAATGTTTGTATATTCTTCTGAGTTCTTGGTAGTACTTATGAAACCTTTACTGAGAACTGTATGAAACTTTGaaatctgttgttgttgttttggactAGGTAGATGATAAGTGCCACAATTAAATCGACAGTAGATCAGTATCTCCAGGAAAGGTCAGGTTTAATTCTGTACAGTAGGCTAAAAATGCTcctacacccacccacccacatttTGTAAAGAAGAAGGTGAGGTTAAAAACCTTATATTCCATTTCTCAGGTAAGGAAGTAAGTGGTGAGGTGATGTTTACAAAAACAAGGGAGAACAGATTCTGGAGCTCCTCGGAAGAAATGATGGTGAGGAAAGTGAAGTGAGCAGCACGTAAGGTCTGAAGGTAGACCCAAGAATTTGGACTTAAGTTTTGAAAGTCAGTACGGCAATTGGACAGAATTTAAGTATCCTAAAAGAGGGGATTTGAAGTGGTCACTATTCTCTCCTTTGCAGAAAATAGAAACACTTGATAATGGAAATTACTGTTGAATTTAATCCTCTTGAGAGAATGCCTCTGAGGGATTGGCCCACACCGTTGCTAGCCTGTTTCTCCAGCTTATCCTGGGGAAAGCTTGCCACCACCAAGCCTTGCCCGAGCCTCAGAATTTCTAAAAATGCAGCCTGAAATCAACCAGAATGCAAATACAATTCTCGATGCACTGAGGGTCCTACTCACTCCTCCGCCACAGCCTCTTTATTTCATTTGGGTCATTTGGAGATAAAGAAGGGCTATGTTTTAATTTGGAGTAGGGGGAAAATAAAGTTAGAAGTGTTAGAGCAGACTAACCACTAATCCCACTAGCACTAATCACAGGTAGCCTCTGAGACAAGGCCTCTGAATTTGAGCTTCACTCTGAAGAATTTGCTCAAAGTGCCACAGTGTCTTAGGTGATTGGGGTGCAGGAGGAATTGTGTATTCTTCCACAAGCAGACCCAGCAGGGATTCTGGGAGTGGGAGCAACTGTGTTGTCCTCATCCATTCACCCCCTTTCCACCCCTGGATCCTTGGCCTGCTGTGGTCCTCTGGACGGAAAGTTTTCCTGTTCTGTGACCTGCTGAGCACTTAAGACCAAACTGCCTCTTAGCCTGGGAAAAAGTGCTTTGTTGAGCTTCCAGGTATACTGTTTTCTTTCAGTTCAAAAAAAACCAGTGTACATTAAGCTGGGCAAACGAGTCCTAAGCTGCTGAGGGATGACTCATTTCCTGTGTGCAGATGCCCACAGGTTCTGTCAGGGACATGGTCCTGCAACCCAGTTTGCCTCCCCTTCCGGCCTTTATGTGGACCCTGAGCCCCATTCCACTTTACCGATGCCACAAGGAGCAAAGGGTGACTCGGTGACCAAATGAAACCCTCTTTGTTAACAACTGGAGCGCGCTGATGGCGGTATTTTGTGCACTGTCTGTGTGGTATTGCTTGCTGTGCGCAGAGCTAAGACAACACTTCCGATTCCTGACCAGTTGTCTCGGACACTGCTGATGCCAGTGTTCTTTTCTCCCAGGGTCCTTTTCAGAGTCATTATGTCCTCACACTGTGATTTTACACCGTACAGAGCATTTCCACACGGCCTCATTTGAGCCTAACAGCAAAGCTGTGAAGTAAGCTGGGTGGTTATGGTCACCGTTTTTCAGCTCAGGAAGCAGGTGCAGAGGCAGCA encodes:
- the PITHD1 gene encoding PITH domain-containing protein 1, with amino-acid sequence MSHGHSHGGGGCRCAAEREEPPEQRGLAYGLYLRIDLERLQCLNESREGSGRGVFKPWEERTDRSKFVESDADEELLFNIPFTGNVKLKGIIIMGEDDDSHPSEMRLYKNIPQMSFDDTDREPDQTFSLNRDLTGELEYATKISRFSNVYHLSIHISKNFGADTTKVFYIGLRGEWTELRRHEVTICNYEASANPADHRVHQVTPQTHFIS